In Crinalium epipsammum PCC 9333, the following are encoded in one genomic region:
- the glmS gene encoding glutamine--fructose-6-phosphate transaminase (isomerizing), with the protein MCGIVGYIGTQAATEIMLAGLEKLEYRGYDSAGIALVSEGELDRVRAKGKLRNLREKLEMQANPAQLGIGHTRWATHGKPEEHNAHPHTDTKKRIAVVQNGIIENYRELREELKKLGHEFLSETDTEVIPHLIAEFFSNPPAPAHAHIPSLLLEAVRQAVMKLKGAFAIAVISADFPDELIVVRQQAPLVIGFGQGEFFCASDTPAIVQYTRAVLPLENGELARLTPLGVEVYNFAGDRLKKTPRTLNWNPILVEKQGFRHFMVKEIYEQPGVVRTCLEAYLNHQWNPDSDQSPINLGIPTELYSDLEHIQIVACGTSWHAGLVGKYLLQELAQIHTNIEYASEFRYSPPPITANTLTIGITQSGETADTLAALAMVKERRENQPAKYQAKLLGITNRVDSSLASIVPDLIDTRAGIEIGVAATKSFIAQLMAFYFLALDLAYHRKTLSNVQIEEIITELRQLPAQIEIILESQERYIEELAHEFTETTDFIFVGRGINYPIALEGALKLKEISYIHAEGYPSGELKHGPIALLDAKVPVVAIAMPGKVYEKTLSNAQEAKARDSRLIGVIAMDDKEAAETFDELLPVPQVNELLSPVLTVIPLQLLSYHIAARRGLDVDQPRNLAKSVTVE; encoded by the coding sequence ATGTGCGGAATTGTTGGCTATATCGGCACTCAAGCAGCTACGGAGATCATGCTTGCAGGTTTAGAAAAATTAGAGTACCGAGGCTACGATTCTGCGGGAATAGCCTTGGTGTCGGAAGGTGAACTCGATCGCGTTCGTGCTAAAGGCAAGTTGCGTAACCTGCGGGAAAAGTTGGAAATGCAGGCAAATCCAGCGCAGCTTGGTATAGGACACACTCGCTGGGCAACTCATGGTAAACCAGAGGAACATAATGCCCATCCCCATACTGATACGAAAAAACGCATAGCTGTAGTTCAAAATGGGATTATTGAAAATTACCGTGAGTTGCGCGAGGAACTCAAAAAGCTAGGACACGAATTTCTCTCAGAAACCGATACAGAAGTCATCCCCCACTTAATAGCAGAATTTTTCTCCAATCCCCCCGCACCTGCTCATGCTCACATACCTTCGCTATTGCTAGAAGCAGTGCGCCAAGCTGTGATGAAACTCAAGGGTGCTTTTGCTATAGCAGTTATTTCTGCTGATTTCCCTGATGAGTTGATTGTGGTACGTCAGCAAGCACCTTTAGTTATTGGGTTTGGGCAAGGTGAGTTTTTCTGTGCTTCGGATACTCCAGCAATTGTGCAATATACTCGTGCTGTGTTGCCGTTGGAAAATGGGGAATTAGCTAGACTCACACCTCTAGGAGTAGAAGTTTACAACTTTGCGGGCGATCGCCTCAAGAAAACTCCCCGCACCCTCAACTGGAATCCTATCTTGGTAGAAAAACAAGGTTTCCGCCACTTCATGGTTAAGGAAATTTACGAGCAACCAGGAGTTGTGCGGACTTGTTTAGAAGCTTATCTGAATCATCAGTGGAATCCTGATTCCGATCAATCACCGATTAATTTAGGAATACCCACAGAACTTTATTCTGATCTAGAACATATTCAGATTGTTGCTTGTGGTACAAGTTGGCACGCGGGATTAGTGGGTAAATATTTACTGCAAGAATTAGCGCAAATACATACAAATATTGAATATGCTTCAGAATTTCGCTATTCTCCACCACCAATAACTGCTAATACTTTAACTATTGGGATTACTCAATCTGGAGAAACAGCAGATACTTTAGCTGCTTTAGCTATGGTAAAAGAGCGTCGTGAAAATCAACCAGCTAAGTATCAAGCGAAATTATTAGGAATTACCAATCGTGTTGATAGTTCTTTGGCTAGTATTGTGCCTGATTTAATTGATACTAGAGCAGGAATTGAAATTGGGGTTGCTGCTACTAAATCTTTTATCGCTCAATTGATGGCGTTTTATTTCTTGGCTTTAGATTTAGCTTATCATCGCAAAACTTTGTCAAATGTTCAAATTGAGGAAATTATTACGGAGTTAAGGCAACTTCCGGCACAAATTGAAATTATTTTGGAAAGTCAAGAGCGTTACATTGAGGAGTTAGCGCACGAATTTACGGAGACTACAGATTTTATTTTTGTGGGGCGGGGAATTAATTATCCAATTGCTTTAGAAGGGGCTTTGAAATTAAAGGAAATTAGCTATATTCATGCGGAAGGTTATCCTTCTGGAGAACTGAAACATGGACCAATTGCTTTGTTAGATGCTAAAGTTCCTGTAGTTGCGATCGCCATGCCTGGTAAAGTTTATGAAAAGACTTTATCTAATGCTCAAGAAGCTAAGGCAAGAGATTCTCGCTTGATTGGTGTTATTGCAATGGACGACAAGGAAGCGGCAGAAACTTTTGATGAGTTATTACCAGTCCCACAAGTTAATGAGTTACTTTCACCTGTTTTAACTGTAATTCCTTTACAATTGTTGTCTTATCATATTGCTGCGCGTCGCGGTTTGGATGTTGACCAGCCAAGGAACCTCGCCAAATCGGTAACGGTGGAATAA